From Sporosarcina sp. 6E9, a single genomic window includes:
- a CDS encoding acetoin utilization protein AcuC — translation MAECTGNFVMKKNAVFIYSKEQLGYSFSDSHPFNQKRIVLTLDLLKKSGAITDSDIIAPRTATDDELFLAHDAKFIDVVKKAGKGEIKEAACEMYGIGTEDTPIFPNMHEASAMLVGGTLTAVDEVMSGRARHALNLGGGLHHGFKGRASGFCVYNDSSVAIKYIQQKYGARVLYIDTDAHHGDGVQWSFYDDPDVCTVSIHETGRYLFPGTGSITERGNGKGYGTSFNFPIDAFTEDESFLEVYRTAIKEITEHFKPDVILTQNGADAHFFDPLTHLYGTINIFHEIPRLAREMANKYCEGRWIAVGGGGYDIWRVVPRAWAHLWIEMNGLDAPTGPLPTDWVKRWQSESPVSLIETWEDPVPLYKPIPRKEEITEKNAQMLEQALQIIREKRESC, via the coding sequence ATGGCCGAATGTACCGGGAATTTCGTGATGAAGAAAAATGCTGTGTTCATTTATTCAAAAGAACAACTTGGATACTCTTTTTCTGATTCACATCCATTTAACCAAAAAAGAATCGTTTTAACGTTGGATTTGCTAAAAAAGTCTGGAGCCATAACCGATTCTGATATTATTGCGCCGCGAACCGCAACGGATGACGAACTCTTTCTTGCACATGATGCAAAGTTTATCGATGTCGTAAAAAAAGCGGGTAAAGGTGAAATAAAAGAAGCAGCTTGCGAAATGTACGGAATCGGTACAGAAGATACGCCGATTTTTCCGAACATGCATGAAGCTAGTGCAATGCTTGTTGGTGGGACCTTAACCGCAGTTGATGAAGTTATGAGTGGACGCGCTCGACATGCCCTGAATTTAGGCGGTGGGCTCCACCATGGCTTCAAAGGACGGGCTTCAGGATTTTGCGTATATAACGATAGCTCTGTTGCGATTAAATACATTCAACAAAAATACGGAGCGCGGGTTCTCTATATTGATACAGATGCACATCACGGTGACGGAGTTCAATGGAGTTTTTATGATGATCCTGACGTTTGTACTGTATCGATTCATGAAACCGGCCGTTATTTATTCCCCGGGACAGGTAGCATTACTGAACGTGGAAATGGAAAAGGGTACGGTACGTCATTTAATTTTCCTATCGATGCTTTTACCGAAGACGAATCATTTCTTGAGGTGTATCGAACAGCGATTAAAGAAATAACAGAGCACTTTAAACCCGATGTCATTTTAACTCAAAACGGGGCTGATGCGCATTTCTTCGACCCCCTCACCCATCTCTATGGAACAATCAATATTTTTCACGAAATTCCGCGTCTCGCACGTGAAATGGCAAATAAGTATTGCGAGGGTCGATGGATTGCTGTTGGCGGTGGAGGTTATGATATTTGGCGAGTGGTCCCTCGCGCATGGGCGCATCTATGGATTGAGATGAACGGTCTTGATGCACCTACAGGCCCTTTGCCTACCGACTGGGTAAAGAGGTGGCAAAGTGAGTCACCTGTGTCGTTAATCGAAACTTGGGAAGACCCTGTTCCCTTATATAAACCTATTCCGCGTAAAGAAGAAATCACAGAAAAGAATGCTCAAATGTTGGAGCAGGCATTGCAAATTATTCGAGAAAAACGCGAAAGTTGTTAG
- the ccpA gene encoding catabolite control protein A: protein MAVTIYDVAREANVSMATVSRVVNGNPNVKPSTRRKVLGVIEELGYRPNAVARGLASKKTTTVGVIIPDISISFYAELSRGIADIATMYEYNIIVSNSDERPDREVELLMDLFGKQVDGLIFMSDALSDEVRTEMSRGSVPVVLAGTLDEAGQFATVNINYEQAAYESVSKLIANGHKRIVFLTGPLTRDINGAKKLGYERALKEASIDIDESLIIEIENSYDTGYESWRDIKELSTKPTGIFATNDTLAVGVLNGIRDDGLSVPNDYELICFEHSNLARIVRPQLSTVAVPLYDLGAVAMRLLTKLMNNEEVEDKKVELPYRFEDRDSLK from the coding sequence ATGGCAGTAACAATTTATGATGTAGCACGAGAAGCTAATGTTTCAATGGCAACAGTTTCACGTGTCGTTAATGGAAATCCCAATGTCAAACCGTCTACAAGAAGAAAAGTTCTAGGCGTCATTGAAGAGCTTGGTTATCGACCAAATGCTGTTGCGCGAGGATTAGCAAGTAAAAAAACAACGACAGTCGGTGTTATCATTCCAGATATCTCAATAAGTTTTTATGCGGAACTATCCCGCGGAATTGCAGACATCGCAACCATGTACGAATATAATATTATTGTTTCAAACTCGGATGAGCGCCCTGATCGAGAAGTCGAACTACTGATGGATCTGTTCGGGAAACAAGTTGATGGGTTAATCTTTATGAGTGATGCACTTTCTGACGAAGTTCGAACTGAAATGTCAAGAGGTAGCGTCCCAGTCGTTTTGGCGGGCACACTAGATGAAGCCGGTCAATTTGCAACGGTTAATATCAATTATGAGCAAGCAGCTTACGAGTCGGTTTCAAAACTAATCGCAAATGGCCATAAACGCATCGTTTTCCTAACGGGTCCTCTTACCCGCGATATTAACGGTGCGAAGAAACTCGGCTATGAACGTGCGTTGAAAGAAGCGAGCATCGATATAGACGAATCTTTAATTATTGAAATTGAAAATTCATATGACACTGGATATGAAAGTTGGCGCGACATTAAGGAATTATCAACTAAACCAACTGGAATATTTGCAACGAATGACACCCTAGCAGTCGGTGTACTAAATGGTATTCGAGATGACGGGTTGTCAGTTCCAAATGATTATGAACTAATTTGTTTCGAACATTCAAACCTCGCACGAATCGTCAGACCGCAACTTTCCACAGTAGCTGTTCCGCTTTATGATTTAGGTGCAGTTGCTATGCGTTTATTAACGAAGTTAATGAATAATGAAGAAGTTGAAGATAAAAAAGTTGAACTCCCTTATCGATTTGAAGATCGAGATTCCCTTAAATAA
- a CDS encoding bifunctional 3-deoxy-7-phosphoheptulonate synthase/chorismate mutase yields the protein MGHLNLEELRDQVNGLNTRILDLINERTELVQEIGKVKEKQGVNRYDPIREREMLNFLKEYNQGPLPNGVMDQIFKGIFMSALEIQEDEQRNALLVSRKRKAEDTIVNVNGVAIGNGSPSFIFGPCAVESYEQVLAVALAMKEKGQKLLRGGAYKPRTSPYDFQGLGVEGLKILRRVADETGLAVISEIITPSHLEEALEYVDVIQIGARNMHNFELLKEAGSVNKPVLLKRGLSATIDEFINAAEYIISQGNDQIILCERGIRTYERATRNTLDISAVPILKQETHLPVFVDVTHSTGRRDLLIPTAKAAIAVGADGVMAEVHPDPAVALSDAAQQMDLNQFDEFYASMMDFMKTHK from the coding sequence ATGGGACACCTTAATCTAGAAGAATTAAGAGACCAGGTAAATGGATTGAATACTAGAATTTTAGATCTGATCAATGAGCGCACTGAACTTGTTCAAGAAATTGGGAAAGTAAAAGAAAAGCAAGGTGTCAATCGATATGACCCGATCCGAGAACGTGAAATGCTTAATTTCCTAAAAGAATATAACCAAGGGCCGCTTCCTAATGGCGTAATGGATCAAATCTTTAAAGGGATTTTCATGTCAGCATTAGAAATTCAAGAAGATGAACAGCGCAATGCACTTCTAGTTTCACGAAAAAGGAAAGCAGAAGATACAATTGTAAATGTAAATGGCGTTGCAATCGGAAACGGTTCACCATCATTTATATTCGGACCTTGCGCCGTCGAATCTTACGAGCAGGTTTTGGCAGTAGCACTAGCTATGAAAGAAAAAGGACAAAAGCTATTAAGAGGCGGGGCTTATAAACCACGTACTTCCCCATACGATTTCCAAGGACTAGGTGTAGAAGGTTTGAAAATCTTAAGAAGAGTAGCTGATGAAACAGGCCTTGCGGTAATTAGTGAAATTATTACGCCTTCACATCTTGAAGAAGCACTTGAATACGTTGACGTCATTCAAATTGGCGCTCGTAACATGCACAACTTTGAATTGCTGAAAGAAGCTGGCTCTGTCAATAAACCAGTACTTCTGAAACGCGGACTTTCTGCAACAATTGACGAGTTTATCAATGCAGCCGAATATATTATTTCGCAAGGAAATGATCAAATCATCCTTTGTGAACGCGGAATTCGTACATACGAGCGTGCAACGCGAAACACGCTTGATATTTCAGCGGTTCCAATATTGAAACAGGAAACACATTTACCGGTATTTGTGGATGTCACTCACTCAACTGGTAGACGCGATCTGTTAATACCAACTGCGAAAGCCGCAATTGCTGTGGGAGCAGATGGTGTTATGGCAGAAGTACATCCAGACCCAGCAGTAGCGCTATCTGATGCAGCTCAGCAAATGGACCTTAACCAGTTCGATGAGTTTTATGCATCTATGATGGACTTCATGAAAACTCACAAGTAA
- a CDS encoding acetoin utilization AcuB family protein has translation MLIEEIMKLDVVTLFPSNTVKDALEIMLENKIRHLPIITEDQAVVGIITDRDLKEIVPSTMSDSIDKNVYDIKLSEVMTKNPITAHPMDFVEESAVVFYTNQIGSLPIVSNNKLVGIITETDLLYKYIELTGAHQPGSQIEVRVPNIPGILFEVSKVFYEHKTNVLSVLVYPDKENSANKILVIRIKTMNPLQVIDGLKTAGFEVLWPNVPGIS, from the coding sequence ATGTTAATCGAAGAAATCATGAAACTAGATGTAGTCACGCTTTTTCCATCAAATACAGTGAAAGATGCGCTTGAAATTATGTTAGAAAACAAAATTCGGCATCTACCAATTATTACAGAAGACCAGGCAGTCGTCGGAATCATTACCGATCGTGATTTAAAGGAGATTGTTCCCTCAACGATGTCTGACAGTATCGATAAAAATGTTTATGATATTAAGTTATCCGAGGTAATGACCAAAAATCCAATCACAGCTCACCCGATGGATTTCGTTGAAGAATCTGCAGTCGTGTTTTATACCAATCAAATAGGTTCATTACCGATTGTTTCAAATAATAAGCTCGTTGGCATCATTACGGAAACAGACTTACTTTATAAGTACATTGAACTTACCGGGGCACATCAGCCAGGTTCGCAAATCGAGGTACGCGTCCCAAATATACCAGGTATTCTATTCGAAGTATCCAAAGTATTTTACGAACATAAAACAAATGTATTAAGCGTCCTTGTTTATCCTGATAAAGAGAATTCGGCCAACAAAATACTAGTCATTCGAATTAAAACGATGAATCCGCTTCAAGTCATTGACGGACTTAAAACGGCGGGATTTGAAGTTCTATGGCCGAATGTACCGGGAATTTCGTGA
- a CDS encoding GNAT family N-acetyltransferase codes for MKHKKTYNAMEIKHKSGDIIIEGPISSEKLANLDFHEDLTAFRAAPQQHEALVNIAKLPEGRIIIARELNEVVGYVTYVYPDPMERWSEGNMDNLIELGAIEVIPKFRGGGVGKALLAVSMMDDAMEDYIILTTEYYWHWDLKGTGLNVWEYRKVMEKMMQVGGLEYYATDEPEISSHPANCLMARIGKRVDPESVQQFDNLRFQNRYMY; via the coding sequence ATGAAACACAAAAAAACCTATAATGCAATGGAAATTAAACATAAGAGCGGCGATATAATTATCGAAGGCCCTATATCTTCGGAGAAATTAGCCAATCTTGATTTTCATGAGGATTTGACGGCATTTCGAGCAGCTCCCCAGCAGCATGAAGCGCTCGTGAATATTGCGAAACTACCTGAAGGGCGAATTATTATTGCCCGTGAATTGAATGAAGTTGTCGGTTATGTAACGTATGTGTACCCTGATCCAATGGAAAGATGGTCAGAAGGCAATATGGATAATCTAATCGAACTAGGTGCCATTGAAGTGATTCCCAAGTTTCGAGGTGGCGGTGTAGGTAAAGCGCTTCTAGCTGTGTCGATGATGGATGACGCGATGGAAGATTATATCATACTAACTACTGAGTATTACTGGCACTGGGATTTAAAAGGTACGGGGTTAAACGTTTGGGAATATAGAAAAGTCATGGAAAAGATGATGCAAGTCGGCGGACTCGAATATTATGCGACAGATGAACCCGAAATTAGTTCTCATCCGGCAAACTGTTTAATGGCCCGTATCGGAAAAAGAGTTGACCCGGAATCTGTGCAACAATTTGATAATTTACGATTTCAAAATCGCTATATGTACTAA